One Haloarcula sp. CBA1127 genomic window carries:
- a CDS encoding amidohydrolase family protein, with protein sequence MTELSAASIAFRDARVLDGSGRPPFTASVRVADGRIEAISEAPLAADRVVDLDGSYLAPGFIDMHAHSELRLFENPGAREKLTQGITTEVLGQDGVSVAPVPPNLTDEWAERVKSLDGTLGETWPWHTVSGYLEALESAEPAVNCAYYAPHGNIRSMLAGFEDRPLSGEHVVAAGPVTSQRLDRPKSDHDTAPGELDAIRQELEVALEEGAFGMSKGMIYPPSSYARDDELVALADTLAKRDSFMISHVWNETDRVVESIDRYLDICRRGGCHAHVSHLKVGGQQNWGDSEAVLDLFDDAVNRGQRVTFDQYPYTAGSTMLTALLPPWARQGDSEAIRHRLNSAAVRDRIATDISQPGDWENLAYAAGSWDNILITRTGSGRYQGDTIADIAAEMGREPVDAMCELLVAENLDVTMADFVMAEEDIERFLADDRGTFCTDGIFGGKPHPRAIGAFSRILERYVRERNVLSPELLAYKAAGNPADILGLRDRGYVREGYIADLVAFDLDSVAANATYENPFQCSDGMEYVLVGGEIAVRDGELTGKRNGDVLRSYEEWGGATRPELDRAADD encoded by the coding sequence ATGACCGAGCTGAGTGCCGCGTCTATTGCGTTCAGAGACGCGCGGGTGCTGGACGGGAGCGGTCGCCCTCCGTTCACTGCGAGCGTGCGTGTCGCCGACGGTCGAATCGAGGCTATCAGCGAGGCCCCGCTTGCGGCCGACCGCGTTGTCGACCTCGACGGGTCGTATCTCGCACCAGGGTTCATCGATATGCACGCGCATTCGGAGCTTCGGCTATTCGAGAATCCCGGTGCCAGGGAGAAACTGACGCAGGGCATCACGACGGAAGTCCTCGGACAGGACGGGGTCAGCGTCGCTCCGGTGCCGCCGAACCTCACCGACGAGTGGGCGGAACGGGTCAAATCACTCGACGGCACGCTCGGCGAAACGTGGCCCTGGCACACCGTTTCCGGCTATCTTGAGGCGCTTGAATCCGCCGAGCCCGCTGTCAACTGTGCGTACTACGCCCCACACGGAAACATCAGGTCGATGCTGGCCGGGTTCGAAGACCGCCCACTCAGCGGCGAACACGTCGTTGCCGCCGGGCCAGTCACCAGTCAACGGCTGGACAGACCGAAGTCGGACCACGACACGGCGCCCGGAGAACTCGATGCGATTCGACAGGAACTCGAAGTAGCGCTAGAAGAAGGCGCGTTCGGCATGTCCAAAGGGATGATATATCCGCCGAGTTCGTACGCTCGCGACGACGAACTGGTGGCGCTTGCGGATACCCTCGCCAAGCGCGACTCGTTCATGATCTCTCACGTCTGGAACGAGACGGATCGCGTGGTCGAATCTATCGACCGGTATCTCGATATATGCCGACGCGGCGGCTGTCACGCCCATGTCTCCCATCTCAAGGTCGGCGGCCAGCAGAACTGGGGGGACTCCGAGGCTGTGCTCGACCTGTTCGACGACGCCGTCAACCGTGGTCAGCGGGTCACCTTCGACCAGTATCCGTACACCGCCGGGTCGACGATGCTCACCGCACTGTTGCCGCCGTGGGCACGGCAGGGCGACTCGGAAGCCATCCGTCATCGTCTTAACTCAGCGGCGGTTCGCGACCGCATCGCCACTGACATCTCTCAGCCGGGTGACTGGGAGAATCTCGCGTACGCCGCCGGGTCGTGGGACAATATCCTCATCACGCGGACCGGGAGCGGCCGCTATCAGGGTGATACCATCGCGGACATCGCCGCCGAGATGGGCCGTGAGCCGGTTGACGCGATGTGTGAACTACTCGTCGCGGAGAATCTGGACGTGACGATGGCTGACTTTGTGATGGCCGAGGAAGACATTGAACGGTTCCTCGCGGACGACCGCGGCACGTTCTGCACGGACGGCATCTTCGGCGGGAAACCCCATCCGCGGGCCATCGGGGCGTTCAGCCGCATCCTCGAACGGTACGTTCGAGAGCGGAACGTACTCTCGCCGGAACTGCTGGCGTACAAAGCCGCAGGCAACCCGGCTGATATCCTTGGTTTGAGGGACCGCGGCTACGTCCGTGAGGGGTACATCGCGGACCTCGTGGCTTTCGACCTCGACTCGGTGGCGGCGAACGCGACCTACGAGAACCCGTTCCAGTGCTCCGATGGGATGGAGTACGTCCTCGTCGGCGGCGAGATTGCCGTCCGGGACGGCGAACTGACCGGCAAGCGAAACGGCGACGTGCTTCGCTCCTACGAGGAATGGGGTGGTGCGACCCGCCCCGAACTTGACCGCGCTGCTGACGACTGA
- a CDS encoding Zn-dependent hydrolase, with protein sequence MPSISLDSERFRRRFDTFNKIGATERGGVNRPSLSDENKAARDTLVEWFREAGLEVRIDTMGNIFGRRDGTEGDAAPVLFGSHIDSQYNGGRYDGVIGVLGGLEVIEAFNDAGVTTERPLEVVAWSNEEGVRFQPDMLGSGVYCDIFDLDYAYEREDKEGRRFGDELERIGYKGDVPCEADDIHCYFEMHVEQGPFLEQQDIPVAAVEGVFGFSWLNVTFEGQANHAGPTPMDMRHDAFVATADVTRAVRRITATEGTDLVGTVGSVDVWPNAINVIPETVEFTLDFRAYDDAVVDAAVEQIRDEVAHAALREGLEYEIEEIMRVDADPFDQGCIDTVVEAAETVGCEYTRLVSGAGHDANYLNKIAPTSMIFVPSVDGISHRESEFTEWDDIVTGTEVLLNAVQAKAAE encoded by the coding sequence ATGCCATCCATCAGTCTCGATAGCGAGCGGTTCAGACGGCGCTTCGATACGTTCAACAAGATAGGCGCGACAGAACGGGGCGGCGTGAATAGGCCGAGCCTGTCCGACGAGAACAAAGCGGCCCGCGACACACTGGTCGAGTGGTTCCGCGAGGCCGGGCTGGAGGTCCGTATCGATACGATGGGCAATATCTTCGGTCGCCGAGACGGGACAGAGGGCGACGCCGCGCCGGTGCTGTTCGGGTCCCACATCGACAGCCAGTACAACGGTGGTCGGTACGATGGCGTTATCGGCGTCCTTGGTGGATTGGAAGTGATCGAGGCGTTCAACGACGCCGGCGTGACAACCGAACGGCCGCTGGAGGTTGTCGCCTGGAGCAACGAGGAGGGCGTCCGTTTTCAGCCGGATATGCTCGGCAGCGGTGTCTACTGTGATATTTTTGATCTCGACTACGCATACGAGCGCGAGGACAAGGAGGGCAGACGGTTCGGCGACGAACTCGAACGCATCGGCTACAAGGGAGATGTTCCCTGCGAAGCCGACGACATCCACTGCTACTTCGAGATGCACGTCGAGCAGGGGCCGTTTCTCGAACAGCAGGACATCCCAGTCGCTGCTGTCGAAGGCGTGTTCGGCTTTTCCTGGCTGAACGTCACCTTCGAGGGCCAGGCGAACCACGCCGGGCCGACACCGATGGATATGCGCCACGACGCGTTCGTGGCGACGGCAGACGTGACCCGTGCGGTCCGGCGGATCACAGCGACCGAAGGAACGGATCTCGTCGGGACGGTCGGCAGCGTCGACGTGTGGCCGAACGCCATCAACGTCATCCCTGAGACGGTGGAGTTCACGCTCGATTTCCGCGCGTACGACGACGCCGTGGTCGATGCGGCCGTCGAGCAGATCAGGGACGAGGTCGCCCACGCAGCCCTGCGCGAAGGGCTTGAATACGAGATCGAGGAGATAATGCGGGTCGACGCGGACCCGTTCGATCAGGGCTGCATAGACACGGTCGTCGAGGCCGCCGAGACGGTCGGCTGTGAGTACACGCGACTGGTCAGCGGCGCAGGCCACGACGCGAACTACCTCAACAAGATAGCCCCGACGAGCATGATTTTCGTTCCGAGCGTCGACGGGATCAGCCATCGCGAGAGCGAATTCACCGAATGGGATGACATCGTCACCGGGACTGAGGTACTGCTGAACGCCGTGCAGGCGAAGGCCGCCGAGTGA
- a CDS encoding (2Fe-2S)-binding protein: MPKTGGNAVDIELTINGERTIVEAGSGDDLATVLRQHGYIDVKCGCDGGTCGASKVFVDGDVRMACEMEATDADGSEIQTVAALGTQADLHPVQQAFVDNFAVQCGFCIPGMVIQAVALLDSNPDPTEREVREALDDNVCRCTGYQKPVEAVLDAAQRMQGEQSVAADGGHPVSAPTHGDESTSCCGGDCDE; the protein is encoded by the coding sequence ATGCCGAAAACTGGAGGGAACGCTGTGGATATTGAACTCACAATTAACGGCGAGCGGACGATAGTCGAAGCCGGGTCAGGAGACGACCTGGCGACGGTTTTGAGACAGCACGGCTACATCGACGTAAAATGTGGCTGCGACGGCGGGACCTGCGGTGCATCGAAGGTATTCGTCGATGGGGACGTGCGGATGGCCTGCGAGATGGAGGCGACAGACGCCGACGGGAGTGAGATACAGACCGTCGCGGCGCTTGGGACACAGGCCGACCTGCACCCGGTTCAGCAGGCGTTTGTCGACAACTTTGCCGTCCAGTGCGGATTCTGTATTCCGGGCATGGTAATCCAGGCGGTGGCGCTGCTGGATTCGAATCCCGACCCAACCGAGCGGGAGGTTCGGGAGGCGTTAGACGACAACGTCTGTCGCTGCACCGGCTATCAGAAACCGGTTGAAGCCGTGCTGGACGCAGCACAGCGAATGCAGGGGGAGCAGTCTGTCGCCGCAGACGGCGGCCACCCGGTCAGTGCGCCGACACATGGAGACGAATCGACCAGTTGCTGTGGAGGTGACTGCGATGAGTAA
- a CDS encoding xanthine dehydrogenase family protein molybdopterin-binding subunit, with protein sequence MSNDDETAKADGGTASQSETVEDERFEEHPLEWDEPENNDKAPDERDSVSHRTEKYDDRKLVTGQAKYTADYEERYPDLAYAAVVRSEIPHGRVTDIDTSAAEAIDGVEAVLTPESDAVPDAKYTSAGQSYPEPSPWDMHVLNEHVRYIGDPIAAVAAEDRATATAAVEAIEVSYEEADYVTDPEAAFDEDAPQLFEDGEVENEIVGHDYDRNRMAHIGGELGDVDGALDGNTHVHETEWETIRQSHANVEKHTSLAYTDEDDRHVLITSTQVPNHTRRQLAHLFDIPIRDIRVTKPRVGGGFGGKQAMVVEPIPLALSLATDRPVLYEASREEEFYAMRSRHPMKVKAKTAVTDDGDIEAIDIYALSNTGAYGSHGMTVAGNVGSKPMPLYSKVPNARFEADIVHTNTPQTGAMRGYGAPQGTLALEGHLDEVARDLGLDPIEFRRRHHMEVGDLDEIAGMMGGEGANRRIRSCGLDECIEHGKDAIGYDDLEQPDEDHLHRGIGMALSAQGTGVAGDELGAAQIMMNEDGSFHLQVGGVDIGTGADTAFLQIAAEVLGCDEDDIIVKSSDTDVTPFDYGAYASSTTYISGMAVKKAAEDAKARILDWGAKLLDEPVEKLETGDGTVYSESSGDSVTLEDIGYEAAYGDDEREHILGKGTHCTEESPPPFAAQFADVTVDETTGEFEVHKLVVAVDCGVAINPGMAEGQIEGANHMSYEMAVSDGITLDDEGRAEVADFDEYGLPSATETPPIESILVETHEPTGPFGAKSVAEVPTNTVPPALSNAVRDAVGVRIREMPITAEKIRAKLDEREI encoded by the coding sequence ATGAGTAACGACGACGAGACAGCCAAAGCCGACGGCGGCACGGCCTCACAGTCAGAGACTGTCGAAGACGAACGGTTCGAGGAGCACCCGCTCGAATGGGACGAACCTGAGAACAACGACAAGGCCCCCGACGAGCGCGACAGCGTCTCCCACCGGACGGAGAAGTACGACGATCGAAAGCTCGTCACCGGGCAGGCGAAGTACACCGCCGACTACGAGGAGCGGTATCCCGACCTCGCGTACGCAGCAGTCGTCCGGAGCGAAATCCCCCACGGCCGGGTGACCGACATCGACACGAGCGCGGCCGAGGCGATTGACGGCGTCGAAGCGGTCCTGACACCGGAATCCGACGCGGTGCCGGACGCGAAATACACCAGCGCCGGACAGTCCTATCCCGAACCGAGCCCGTGGGACATGCACGTGCTGAACGAGCACGTCCGCTACATCGGTGACCCGATTGCTGCTGTCGCAGCCGAAGACCGGGCGACCGCGACTGCCGCCGTCGAGGCTATTGAGGTGTCCTACGAAGAGGCCGACTACGTCACCGACCCGGAGGCGGCCTTCGACGAAGACGCACCGCAGTTGTTCGAGGACGGCGAGGTCGAAAACGAGATCGTCGGCCACGACTACGACCGCAACCGAATGGCTCACATCGGGGGCGAACTGGGCGACGTGGACGGGGCGCTCGACGGCAACACCCACGTCCACGAAACCGAGTGGGAGACGATTCGCCAGTCCCACGCGAACGTCGAGAAGCACACCTCGTTAGCGTACACAGATGAAGACGACCGCCACGTCCTCATCACCAGTACGCAGGTACCAAACCACACCCGGAGACAGCTCGCCCACCTGTTCGACATCCCGATCCGTGACATCCGGGTGACGAAGCCGCGGGTCGGTGGCGGATTCGGCGGGAAACAGGCGATGGTCGTCGAACCGATTCCGCTCGCGCTATCACTCGCCACCGACCGCCCGGTCCTGTACGAGGCCAGCCGCGAGGAGGAGTTCTACGCGATGCGCTCGCGGCACCCAATGAAAGTCAAAGCGAAGACGGCCGTGACCGACGACGGCGATATCGAAGCTATCGACATCTACGCCCTGTCGAACACCGGCGCGTACGGCAGCCACGGCATGACCGTCGCCGGCAACGTCGGGAGCAAGCCGATGCCGCTGTACTCGAAGGTCCCGAACGCCCGCTTCGAGGCCGATATCGTCCATACGAACACGCCACAGACCGGTGCGATGCGGGGCTACGGCGCGCCACAGGGCACGCTCGCGCTGGAAGGGCATCTCGACGAAGTGGCCCGCGACCTCGGTCTCGACCCCATCGAATTCCGGCGGCGACACCACATGGAAGTTGGCGACCTCGACGAGATTGCGGGGATGATGGGCGGAGAGGGGGCGAACCGCCGTATCCGCTCGTGTGGCCTCGACGAGTGCATCGAGCACGGAAAGGACGCTATCGGCTACGATGACCTCGAACAGCCCGACGAGGACCACCTGCACCGCGGCATCGGGATGGCGCTATCCGCGCAGGGGACTGGCGTCGCTGGCGACGAACTCGGGGCCGCCCAGATAATGATGAACGAGGACGGGAGCTTCCACTTGCAGGTCGGCGGCGTCGACATCGGGACGGGCGCTGACACAGCGTTCCTTCAGATCGCCGCCGAAGTACTGGGCTGTGACGAGGACGACATAATCGTCAAATCCTCCGATACAGACGTGACGCCGTTCGACTACGGCGCGTACGCCTCCTCGACGACGTACATCAGTGGGATGGCCGTCAAGAAGGCCGCAGAGGACGCGAAAGCACGGATTCTCGACTGGGGAGCAAAACTGCTAGACGAGCCAGTCGAGAAGCTGGAGACCGGCGACGGGACGGTGTACAGCGAGAGCAGCGGCGATTCGGTCACACTCGAAGACATCGGCTACGAGGCCGCCTACGGCGACGACGAACGCGAACACATCCTGGGGAAAGGAACCCATTGCACCGAGGAGAGTCCCCCGCCCTTCGCTGCACAGTTCGCTGACGTGACAGTCGACGAGACTACGGGCGAGTTTGAGGTCCACAAACTGGTCGTCGCGGTCGACTGCGGTGTCGCGATCAACCCTGGCATGGCCGAAGGCCAGATCGAGGGTGCGAACCACATGAGCTACGAGATGGCCGTCAGCGACGGCATCACGCTCGACGACGAGGGACGGGCGGAGGTCGCTGACTTCGACGAGTACGGACTGCCGTCGGCGACCGAGACGCCGCCCATCGAGTCGATTCTGGTCGAGACACACGAACCGACCGGTCCGTTTGGCGCAAAATCGGTCGCCGAAGTTCCGACCAACACAGTCCCGCCGGCGCTGTCAAACGCCGTCCGTGACGCCGTCGGCGTCCGCATCCGGGAGATGCCCATCACCGCCGAGAAAATCAGGGCAAAACTGGACGAGCGTGAAATCTGA
- a CDS encoding (2Fe-2S)-binding protein gives MEIELEINGVERTVEASKSDSLLDVLRRNGYTGSKRGCNTGACGFCTVHVDGEPVKSCVEPVTKVRDASVETIEGLGEQDDLHPVQQAFVDNTALQCGFCIPGMIMRSTALLETNPNPTEQEVREALSDNLCRCTGYKKIVEAVLDAAERMDSDTAVAADGGQAVDSGGGAATVTECSRNDCDCMEGNQ, from the coding sequence ATGGAAATCGAACTAGAAATTAACGGTGTGGAACGGACTGTCGAAGCATCGAAGTCCGATTCGCTTCTCGATGTCCTTCGGCGGAACGGGTACACCGGATCGAAACGGGGGTGTAACACCGGCGCGTGCGGCTTCTGTACGGTCCACGTCGACGGCGAGCCGGTGAAATCCTGCGTCGAACCGGTGACGAAAGTGCGGGACGCATCCGTCGAGACAATCGAAGGTCTGGGCGAACAGGACGACTTGCATCCGGTGCAACAGGCATTCGTCGACAACACTGCGCTACAGTGTGGCTTCTGTATTCCGGGGATGATCATGCGCTCGACGGCGCTGCTGGAGACGAATCCGAACCCGACCGAACAGGAGGTCCGGGAAGCCCTGTCGGACAACCTCTGTCGGTGTACCGGCTACAAGAAAATCGTCGAAGCGGTGCTAGACGCCGCCGAGCGGATGGACAGCGACACAGCCGTCGCCGCCGACGGTGGGCAGGCAGTGGATAGCGGCGGCGGGGCCGCCACGGTGACCGAGTGTTCACGCAACGACTGCGATTGCATGGAGGGCAATCAGTGA
- a CDS encoding xanthine dehydrogenase family protein molybdopterin-binding subunit, whose translation MSDSDRVRETSKQPEGTERTESDPAEAGRESETGAAREPDRKPESERDAISVDEEKDDARKIVTGQARYTADYRDRFPDLAHGKVVRSDIAHGYVESVDTSAAEAMDGVDAVITPFDDVVPDKLYSSSGQSYPEPSPWDLKVLREHVRFVGDPVAAVAADDPETADRAARKIEIEYRELDAVFDPEEALDEDAPQLFEADDVENKQSGADYSRNLESHFEGELGDVAEALEQASDDERRHVIQTEWETPYQSHCVPEPHTTIAYTDEDDRHVFITATQVPFHTRRQIAHLFDVPIRDVRVKKPRIGAGFGSKQEMAIEPITFALHLAADRPVKLEMSRQEEFTALRFRHPMQMQMQTAVTDDGDIEAMDLYTLSNSGAYGTHGMTVANNVGTKPLPLYPRVPNVRFSGDVVHTNLPMGAAMRGYGAPQGHFAVEAHMDEVARRLDFDPIEFRLRNAVREGDLDRSVAILKDGDRFTRTIRSCGLRECVERGKDAIGYDGLEQPDEDHLHRGVGMALIAQGSGVAGKELGAAQVQMNEDGSFHLQVGGVDTGTGADTMFSQIAAEVLGCTPENVVVIAADTDLTPFDYGAYASSTTYISGRAVKNAAEDAKKRLLEWGSKLLGEPPDVLDTGDGGVYSERTGNRVSLEDIGYEATYGDDEREHILGDGNHSTDESPPPYGAQFVDVTVDTETGKYELNKLVFAADCGVAINPALVEGQIEGGEHMSLEYATSGDLTFDEDGNPDVLGFRQYGMPRTTDHPEMETILVETHEPTGPFGAKSIAELPTNGVPPALSNAIRDAVGVRLTELPFTAADLMAALDDQSGAGK comes from the coding sequence GTGAGCGATTCCGACCGGGTACGGGAGACGAGCAAGCAACCCGAAGGGACAGAGAGGACGGAATCGGACCCGGCCGAAGCCGGCAGGGAGTCAGAGACGGGCGCGGCACGCGAACCCGACCGGAAGCCCGAATCGGAGCGCGATGCCATCTCGGTGGATGAGGAGAAAGACGACGCACGGAAAATCGTCACCGGACAAGCCCGCTACACGGCGGACTACCGTGACCGGTTTCCAGACCTCGCCCATGGGAAGGTCGTCCGCAGTGACATCGCCCACGGCTACGTCGAATCGGTCGACACGAGCGCCGCCGAGGCGATGGATGGCGTCGACGCCGTCATCACGCCGTTCGACGACGTGGTTCCGGACAAACTGTACTCCAGTTCGGGCCAGTCCTATCCCGAGCCGAGCCCGTGGGACCTGAAAGTGTTGCGCGAGCACGTCCGTTTCGTCGGCGACCCGGTCGCTGCCGTGGCGGCTGACGACCCGGAAACGGCCGACCGCGCCGCACGGAAAATCGAGATCGAGTACCGGGAGCTGGATGCCGTATTCGACCCCGAAGAAGCCCTTGACGAGGACGCACCACAACTGTTCGAGGCTGATGACGTAGAAAACAAGCAGTCAGGCGCGGACTACAGCCGAAACCTCGAATCGCACTTCGAAGGAGAACTCGGTGACGTAGCGGAGGCACTTGAGCAGGCGAGCGACGACGAGAGACGGCACGTCATCCAGACGGAGTGGGAGACACCGTATCAGTCTCACTGCGTTCCCGAACCGCATACGACCATTGCCTACACCGACGAGGACGACCGGCACGTGTTCATTACGGCAACGCAGGTCCCGTTTCATACCCGTCGCCAGATAGCGCACCTGTTCGACGTGCCTATCCGTGACGTGCGGGTGAAGAAACCGCGTATCGGCGCTGGATTCGGGTCAAAACAGGAGATGGCAATCGAGCCGATAACGTTCGCATTGCATCTGGCGGCCGACCGGCCAGTCAAACTGGAGATGAGCCGTCAGGAGGAGTTCACCGCGCTTCGCTTTCGGCATCCGATGCAGATGCAGATGCAGACCGCAGTGACGGACGACGGCGACATCGAGGCGATGGACCTCTACACGCTGTCGAACTCGGGGGCCTACGGCACCCACGGCATGACCGTCGCGAACAACGTCGGAACGAAGCCGCTTCCACTCTACCCCCGGGTCCCGAACGTCCGCTTTTCAGGGGATGTGGTCCACACGAACCTCCCGATGGGGGCAGCCATGCGGGGCTACGGCGCGCCACAGGGGCATTTTGCCGTCGAAGCGCACATGGACGAGGTAGCCCGTCGCCTCGACTTCGACCCCATCGAGTTCCGCCTGCGGAACGCGGTCCGCGAGGGCGACCTCGACCGGAGCGTCGCCATTCTGAAAGACGGCGACCGGTTCACCCGGACGATTCGCTCGTGTGGCCTCCGGGAGTGTGTCGAACGCGGAAAGGATGCTATCGGCTACGACGGCCTCGAACAACCCGACGAAGACCATCTGCACCGCGGCGTCGGAATGGCGCTCATCGCCCAGGGGAGCGGTGTCGCGGGGAAGGAACTCGGTGCGGCGCAGGTACAGATGAACGAGGACGGGAGCTTCCACCTGCAGGTCGGCGGCGTCGACACCGGGACCGGCGCGGACACGATGTTCTCCCAGATTGCCGCCGAGGTACTCGGTTGTACGCCAGAGAATGTCGTCGTCATCGCAGCCGACACCGACCTGACGCCGTTCGACTACGGCGCGTACGCCTCTTCGACGACATACATCAGCGGCCGCGCGGTAAAGAACGCCGCCGAGGACGCCAAAAAGCGGTTACTGGAGTGGGGGTCGAAACTGCTCGGCGAGCCACCGGACGTGCTCGACACCGGCGACGGCGGCGTGTACAGCGAGCGGACCGGGAACCGCGTATCGCTGGAGGACATCGGCTACGAAGCGACCTACGGCGACGACGAACGCGAGCATATCCTCGGGGACGGGAACCACTCGACCGACGAAAGCCCGCCGCCCTACGGTGCGCAGTTCGTCGACGTGACTGTCGATACGGAGACCGGCAAGTACGAACTCAACAAGCTGGTGTTTGCGGCCGACTGCGGCGTCGCGATCAATCCCGCGCTGGTCGAAGGCCAGATAGAGGGCGGCGAGCACATGAGCCTCGAATACGCCACGAGCGGCGACCTGACCTTCGATGAGGACGGGAATCCAGACGTGCTCGGCTTCCGCCAGTACGGGATGCCGAGGACGACGGACCACCCCGAAATGGAGACGATTCTGGTCGAAACACACGAACCTACGGGTCCATTCGGCGCGAAGTCTATCGCGGAACTTCCGACGAACGGCGTGCCGCCGGCGCTCTCAAACGCCATCCGCGACGCCGTCGGCGTTCGGCTGACCGAGTTGCCGTTCACTGCGGCGGACCTAATGGCGGCACTGGACGACCAGTCCGGTGCCGGAAAATAA
- a CDS encoding DsrE/DsrF/TusD sulfur relay family protein: MAYIGFLLTGGPFDSERWRTAYELGRAALDQGHEVSYFHYLDGALVPVADQTLPGCSDSGLYDEMPTEKFQELIADGAEVICCGLCVDARGIDAPADYPEGVEVGLLPDLADIIGEADRVVSL, from the coding sequence ATGGCGTACATCGGCTTTCTGCTGACAGGGGGTCCCTTCGACAGCGAGCGGTGGCGCACCGCTTACGAGCTGGGGAGGGCGGCACTGGATCAGGGCCACGAGGTGAGCTACTTCCACTACCTCGACGGCGCGCTCGTCCCCGTCGCAGACCAGACCCTACCCGGCTGTTCGGACAGCGGGCTGTACGACGAGATGCCGACCGAGAAGTTTCAGGAGCTCATCGCGGACGGCGCGGAGGTCATCTGCTGTGGGCTCTGTGTCGACGCACGCGGAATCGATGCACCCGCCGACTACCCCGAGGGCGTCGAAGTCGGGCTGCTTCCGGACCTCGCGGACATCATCGGCGAGGCCGACCGGGTGGTTTCGTTATGA
- a CDS encoding DsrE family protein, whose translation MKRDVVVLLTRAPYGRVHVPEGLRAARGVAAGFDMHDVTVIFTQDGVYGARDAVDREALNMTGHVADLEEQDGQMVADGAAMAERGVDEGEIADDVAVWSNDRVTARIRDADRTLDF comes from the coding sequence ATGAAGCGAGATGTCGTGGTACTGCTCACCCGTGCGCCGTACGGCCGAGTCCACGTTCCGGAGGGACTGCGCGCCGCCCGTGGCGTCGCGGCTGGCTTCGATATGCACGACGTGACCGTGATATTTACGCAGGACGGCGTGTACGGCGCTCGGGATGCTGTCGACCGCGAGGCGCTCAACATGACCGGACACGTCGCCGACCTTGAGGAACAGGACGGACAGATGGTCGCGGACGGGGCAGCGATGGCTGAGCGCGGCGTCGATGAGGGCGAAATCGCCGACGACGTGGCGGTCTGGTCCAACGACCGCGTCACCGCCCGCATCCGCGACGCCGACAGAACACTGGACTTCTGA